A window of the Miscanthus floridulus cultivar M001 chromosome 14, ASM1932011v1, whole genome shotgun sequence genome harbors these coding sequences:
- the LOC136505052 gene encoding uncharacterized protein isoform X2, with protein sequence MPIASKLVYFQRRPSPAPPDDPGPEPPDPWRRPCRDHRRRRSSLSSHHKLPMQVLLKSAASFFAYLLQRLFSALLLLLKRRMVLSSSPPT encoded by the exons ATGCCGATCGCCTCCAAGCTCGTCTACTTCCAGCGCCGCCCCTCGCCGGCGCCGCCGGACGACCCGGGCCCCGAGCCGCCCGACCCCTGGCGCCGACCCTGCCgcgaccaccgccgccgccgcagctccctCTCCTCCCACCACAAGCTG CCAATGCAAGTGCTCTTAAAGTCAGCTGCGAGCTTCTTCGCATATTTGTTACAG AGGCTATTCAGCGCTCTGCTTTTATTGCTGAAGCGGAGGATGGTACTGTCATCGAGCCCACCCACCTAG
- the LOC136505052 gene encoding protein MHF2 homolog isoform X1: protein MPIASKLVYFQRRPSPAPPDDPGPEPPDPWRRPCRDHRRRRSSLSSHHKLPMQVLLKSAASFFAYLLQRSAFIAEAEDGTVIEPTHLERVLPQLLLDF, encoded by the exons ATGCCGATCGCCTCCAAGCTCGTCTACTTCCAGCGCCGCCCCTCGCCGGCGCCGCCGGACGACCCGGGCCCCGAGCCGCCCGACCCCTGGCGCCGACCCTGCCgcgaccaccgccgccgccgcagctccctCTCCTCCCACCACAAGCTG CCAATGCAAGTGCTCTTAAAGTCAGCTGCGAGCTTCTTCGCATATTTGTTACAG CGCTCTGCTTTTATTGCTGAAGCGGAGGATGGTACTGTCATCGAGCCCACCCACCTAGAGCGTGTGTTGCCACAACTGCTATTGGACTTTTGA